The following are encoded together in the Humulus lupulus chromosome 5, drHumLupu1.1, whole genome shotgun sequence genome:
- the LOC133834361 gene encoding large ribosomal subunit protein uL6 — MKTILSSETMDIPDGVQIKVHAKIIEVEGPRGKLVRNFKHLNLDFELITDEEGKRKLKIESWFGSRKTSAAIRTALSHVENLITGVTKGYRYKMRFVYAHFPINASITNSNKSIEIRNFLGEKKVRKVDMLDGVTILRSEKVKDELVLDGNDIELVSRSCSLINQKCHVKNKDIRKFLDGIYVSEKGTITVEE, encoded by the exons ATGAAGACCATTCTGTCGTCGGAGACCATGGACATCCCTGACGGGGTCCAGATCAAGGTCCACGCCAAGATCATCGAGGTTGAGGGACCTCGAGGCAAGCTCGTCCGTAACTTCAAGCATCTCAACCTCGATTTCGAGCTAATCACCGACGAGGAGGGAAAGCGTAAGCTTAAGATCGAGTCCTGGTTCGGCTCCCGCAAGACCAGCGCCGCCATCCGTACTGCTCTCAGCCACGTTGAGAATCTCATCACCGGTGTCACCAAGGGTTACCGATACAAGATGCGTTTCGTGTATGCCCATTTTCCCATTAACGCTTCCATCACCAACAGCAACAAGTCTATTGAGATCCGTAACTTTTTGGGCGAGAAAAAG GTGAGAAAGGTGGATATGCTTGACGGAGTCACTATCCTCCGATCTGAGAAGGTCAAGGATGAGCTTGTTTTGGATGGTAATGATATTGAACTTGTTTCAAGATCTTGCTCCCTGATTAACCAG AAATGCCATGTCAAGAACAAGGATATCAGGAAGTTTCTTGACGGTATCTATGTCAGCGAGAAGGGAACTATCACTGTGGAAGAATGA
- the LOC133834362 gene encoding L-type lectin-domain containing receptor kinase VIII.2-like: MGSSHWLIICLTHLLFITEQLSPVHSGSHKTINNGPATKVIKHLSFPNFSSFNNPRILEDIKLLGSAKFSSGELQIPDQSQAFDLRHQAGKAIFSSPIRLYDPPTQTPASFQTTFAFQFHNLSSLDYSASGAGNGSGGGGGGSGLTFIIAPDEFTVGRPGPWLAMINDACDEDYKAVAIEFDTRWNPEFGDPNDNHVGIDLGSMVSAKTVNASDVGVFLKDGSAHRAWITYDGSRRWLDIRLGSNDGSYPSKPLFSDSLDISPYLKEYMFVGFSASTGNKTQIHSLLSWNFTSTSQAFLRVPSSETCENKLTVDHTGKMTHTKTPSSFLIFMAVVVLALVVLISLYYSRGRKHDKGNAVVLPEKKQRPRPPNKPRRFTSSELFSATASFSELEILGSDSKGVYYRGKLSNGCQVAVKRFSAQFLNSIGLDKRRLLKEVVAIGKVRHPNLVPIRGWAQDHRETMVVYDFFPNGSLDKWLFGVGVLPWTRRFKVVKDVAECLSFLHSKQLAHKNLKTTSVFLDVSFRAVLGDFGFVLCGTESRRFESAVSQSVDVFEFGLLVLEVVAGRRRSEAAATAEVEDEERDLLRWAWRLHESGEKEKLVDKRMGFVIHSEQANRVLEIGLLCTLNESKGRPTMEEVVEFLGMERPIPELPLSRPVSLFPYSSMNVGLCSIGYSCAPFK; this comes from the coding sequence ATGGGTTCTTCCCACTGGTTGATAATATGCCTTACCCATCTCTTGTTCATAACAGAGCAGTTATCTCCAGTTCATTCTGGGAGTCACAAGACGATCAACAATGGACCAGCAACTAAGGTAATCAAGCATCTCTCTTTCCCAAATTTCAGTTCCTTCAACAATCCCAGAATCCTTGAAGACATTAAACTTCTGGGCAGTGCCAAATTCTCAAGTGGTGAGCTTCAAATCCCAGATCAGTCTCAAGCTTTTGATCTGAGACACCAAGCAGGGAAGGCTATTTTCTCCTCTCCCATTCGGCTGTACGACCCTCCAACTCAAACCCCAGCCTCTTTCCAAACAACCTTCGCTTTTCAATTCCACAACTTGTCAAGTTTGGATTATTCTGCTTCTGGAGCTGGTAATGGAAgtggtggcggtggtggtggtagtggccTCACCTTCATCATTGCCCCAGATGAGTTCACAGTCGGAAGACCAGGGCCATGGCTGGCCATGATAAACGACGCATGCGACGAGGATTACAAGGCTGTGGCTATCGAGTTCGACACGCGTTGGAATCCAGAGTTCGGAGACCCGAACGACAACCATGTGGGAATCGACTTGGGCAGCATGGTTTCTGCCAAAACAGTTAACGCCTCCGATGTTGGTGTCTTCCTCAAGGATGGCTCGGCTCACCGGGCTTGGATCACGTACGACGGTTCACGGCGCTGGCTCGACATCCGACTTGGATCAAACGACGGAAGCTACCCTTCAAAACCATTGTTCTCTGACTCTCTTGACATCTCTCCTTACCTCAAAGAATACATGTTCGTTGGGTTCTCTGCTTCGACTGGGAACAAAACTCAAATCCACAGTCTCCTTTCATGGAACTTCACTTCAACTAGCCAAGCTTTTCTTCGAGTTCCTTCGTCTGAAACTTGCGAGAATAAGCTCACTGTAGATCACACAGGAAAGATGACTCATACCAAGACTCCGAGTAGTTTCTTGATCTTCATGGCAGTGGTGGTACTTGCTCTTGTAGTTCTCATAAGTCTATATTACAGTAGAGGACGCAAACACGACAAAGGAAACGCCGTCGTTTTACCCGAAAAGAAGCAGAGACCGAGGCCACCAAACAAGCCTCGACGCTTCACAAGTTCTGAACTTTTTTCAGCCACTGCCTCGTTCAGCGAGTTAGAAATTCTGGGTAGTGACTCGAAAGGAGTTTACTACAGAGGAAAGCTCTCCAATGGCTGCCAAGTAGCTGTGAAACGGTTCTCGGCCCAGTTTCTGAACTCGATTGGTTTAGACAAACGACGGCTGTTGAAGGAGGTTGTAGCCATAGGCAAAGTCCGTCACCCAAATCTTGTTCCAATCCGAGGCTGGGCTCAAGACCACAGAGAAACCATGGTGGTATACGACTTCTTTCCCAATGGAAGCCTCGACAAATGGCTATTCGGGGTCGGAGTTCTTCCATGGACGAGGCGATTCAAGGTGGTGAAAGACGTGGCCGAGTGCCTCAGCTTCTTACACTCGAAACAATTAGCTCACAAGAATCTCAAAACGACGAGCGTTTTTCTTGATGTGAGCTTTAGAGCTGTGTTGGGTGATTTTGGTTTTGTGTTGTGTGGGACTGAGTCAAGGAGGTTTGAATCGGCGGTGAGTCAGAGTGTTGATGTCTTTGAGTTTGGACTCTTGGTGTTGGAAGTGGTAGCCGGACGGCGGCGGTCGGAGGCTGCGGCGACGGCGGAGGTGGAGGACGAGGAGAGGGACTTGTTGCGTTGGGCTTGGAGATTGCATGAGAGTGgcgagaaggagaagttggtggATAAGAGAATGGGCTTTGTGATCCACTCGGAGCAAGCTAATCGGGTTTTGGAAATTGGGCTTCTTTGTACGCTGAATGAGTCCAAAGGAAGGCCCACTATGGAAGAGGTTGTGGAGTTTTTGGGAATGGAGAGGCCCATTCCCGAGTTGCCACTGAGTCGACCCGTTTCTTTGTTCCCTTATAGTAGTATGAATGTGGGTCTTTGTAGTATTGGTTACTCTTGTGCCCCTTTTAAATGA